A DNA window from Vibrio cidicii contains the following coding sequences:
- a CDS encoding PhoH family protein has protein sequence MSNKIVTLEINLEPSDNRRLASLCGPFDDNIKHLERRLGVEISNRGHFFTIVGKAHTSAAALDILKTLYVETAPLRDQIKDIEPEDIHLAIKESGVLEQHSESAIAHGKEVFVKTKKGVIKPRTPNQAQYLVNMVTHDITFGIGPAGTGKTYLAVAAAVDALERQEIRRILLTRPAVEAGEKLGFLPGDLSQKVDPYLRPLYDALFEMLGFERVEKLIERNVIEVAPLAYMRGRTLNDAFIILDESQNTTVEQMKMFLTRIGFNSRAVITGDITQIDLPRGAKSGLRHAIEVLNEVDEISFNFFQADDVVRHPVVARIVNAYEKWEAQDQKERKAFEQRRREERDAKLLEAAKAELTATLNADKETTNGH, from the coding sequence TTGAGCAATAAAATAGTTACTCTGGAAATTAATCTAGAACCTTCCGACAACCGTCGCCTTGCCAGTTTATGTGGCCCGTTTGACGATAATATCAAGCATTTAGAACGTCGCCTTGGCGTTGAAATCAGTAACCGCGGCCACTTTTTTACCATCGTTGGTAAAGCGCACACCTCGGCAGCGGCGCTGGACATACTCAAAACCCTGTACGTGGAAACCGCACCGCTACGCGATCAAATCAAAGACATCGAGCCAGAAGATATTCACCTCGCCATCAAAGAGTCTGGTGTTCTTGAGCAGCATAGTGAATCTGCAATTGCCCATGGAAAAGAAGTGTTTGTTAAGACCAAAAAGGGCGTCATCAAACCAAGAACTCCTAATCAGGCGCAGTATCTGGTCAACATGGTCACGCACGACATTACCTTCGGCATTGGCCCAGCGGGAACCGGTAAAACCTATCTAGCGGTCGCTGCGGCTGTCGATGCTCTGGAGCGTCAAGAGATCCGCCGTATTCTGCTTACCCGCCCTGCCGTTGAAGCAGGCGAAAAACTCGGCTTTCTTCCGGGTGATTTGAGCCAAAAAGTGGATCCGTACCTGCGTCCGTTGTACGACGCCCTGTTCGAAATGCTCGGCTTTGAGCGCGTAGAAAAACTGATTGAACGTAACGTCATTGAAGTGGCACCACTCGCTTATATGCGCGGACGCACATTGAACGACGCCTTCATTATTCTCGATGAAAGTCAAAACACCACGGTTGAACAGATGAAAATGTTCTTAACCCGTATCGGTTTTAACTCTCGCGCCGTGATTACCGGTGACATTACTCAGATTGACTTACCTCGTGGTGCAAAATCGGGCCTACGCCATGCGATTGAGGTACTCAACGAAGTAGACGAAATCAGCTTCAACTTCTTCCAAGCTGACGATGTGGTGCGCCACCCAGTAGTTGCTCGTATCGTCAACGCCTACGAAAAATGGGAAGCGCAAGACCAAAAAGAGCGCAAAGCATTTGAGCAGCGTCGCCGTGAAGAACGTGATGCCAAACTACTGGAAGCCGCCAAAGCAGAACTGACCGCAACGCTCAATGCCGATAAGGAAACCACTAATGGCCATTGA
- the miaB gene encoding tRNA (N6-isopentenyl adenosine(37)-C2)-methylthiotransferase MiaB: MSKKLLIKTWGCQMNEYDSSKMADLLNAANGYELTEEPEEADVLLLNTCSIREKAQEKVFHQLGRWKTLKDKKPGVVIGVGGCVATQEGDHIRDRAPFVDVIFGPQTLHRLPEMIKQSQTEDIPVMDISFPEIEKFDRLPEPRAEGATAFVSIMEGCSKYCTYCVVPYTRGEEVSRPMDDVLYEIAQLAEQGVREVNLLGQNVNAYRGPMHDGEICSFAQLLRLVASIDGIDRIRFTTSHPLEFTDDIIAVYEDTPELVSFLHLPVQSGSDRILTMMKRPHTAIEYKSIIRKLRKARPDIQISSDFIVGFPGESDKDFQDTMKLIREVDFDMSFSFIFSPRPGTPAADYPCDLSEETKKERLYELQQQINTQAMRYSRLMMGTEQRILVEGPSKKNLMELRGRTENNRVVNFEGSADLIGQFVDVNIVDVFPNSLRGELIRTEKEMNLRSVISPTQMMAKTRREDELGVATFTP, encoded by the coding sequence ATGAGTAAGAAACTGCTAATTAAGACCTGGGGTTGCCAGATGAACGAATACGATTCATCAAAAATGGCGGATCTGCTGAACGCAGCGAATGGCTACGAATTAACAGAAGAACCAGAAGAAGCTGATGTCTTACTCCTGAATACCTGTTCTATCCGTGAAAAAGCACAAGAGAAAGTATTCCACCAGCTTGGTCGCTGGAAAACGCTGAAAGATAAAAAACCGGGCGTGGTGATCGGCGTTGGTGGTTGTGTGGCGACTCAGGAAGGGGATCACATTCGTGATCGCGCCCCGTTTGTTGACGTCATTTTTGGCCCGCAAACCCTGCACCGCTTGCCTGAAATGATCAAACAGTCACAGACTGAAGACATTCCGGTAATGGATATCTCTTTCCCTGAGATTGAGAAATTCGACCGACTACCAGAGCCTCGTGCGGAAGGTGCTACCGCCTTCGTTTCCATCATGGAAGGCTGTTCTAAGTATTGTACTTACTGCGTAGTGCCGTACACACGTGGTGAGGAAGTAAGCCGTCCAATGGACGACGTACTTTATGAAATCGCTCAGCTCGCTGAACAAGGCGTGCGTGAAGTGAATCTACTTGGGCAGAATGTAAACGCCTATCGTGGGCCTATGCACGATGGCGAGATCTGCTCGTTTGCCCAGCTATTGCGTTTAGTTGCCTCAATTGACGGCATTGACCGCATCCGCTTTACCACCAGCCACCCGCTGGAGTTTACTGACGACATCATCGCGGTTTACGAAGACACCCCTGAACTGGTGAGCTTCCTGCATTTGCCAGTACAAAGCGGCAGTGACCGTATTCTGACCATGATGAAACGCCCACACACGGCCATTGAGTATAAATCGATCATCCGTAAACTGCGTAAAGCACGCCCTGACATTCAAATCAGTTCGGACTTCATAGTCGGTTTCCCTGGTGAAAGCGACAAAGATTTCCAAGACACAATGAAACTGATTCGCGAGGTCGATTTTGATATGAGCTTTAGCTTTATCTTCTCACCTCGCCCTGGCACGCCAGCGGCAGACTACCCTTGTGATCTGTCGGAAGAGACAAAAAAAGAGCGTTTGTACGAACTACAGCAACAGATCAATACACAGGCAATGCGTTATTCTCGTCTGATGATGGGAACCGAGCAGCGTATTCTGGTTGAAGGCCCATCGAAGAAAAACTTGATGGAACTGCGTGGCCGTACCGAAAACAACCGCGTGGTCAATTTCGAAGGCAGCGCTGACCTGATTGGCCAGTTTGTCGATGTAAATATCGTCGACGTTTTCCCGAACTCTCTGCGTGGTGAGTTGATTCGCACCGAAAAAGAGATGAATCTGCGCAGTGTTATTTCTCCAACCCAAATGATGGCGAAAACCCGCCGTGAAGATGAGCTGGGTGTAGCAACTTTTACGCCTTAA
- a CDS encoding 2-octaprenyl-3-methyl-6-methoxy-1,4-benzoquinol hydroxylase, which produces MNKYDIAVIGGGMVGAAVAIGFAKQGRSVLVIDSAVPEAFFPHQAMDIRVSAISHNSVRLLETLGAWQHIKAMRVCPYKRLETWEHPECRTRFHSDALQLEQLGFIVENRLIQLGLWQEFVHYDNLTLLCPERLQSIQFMQTNQLTLESGLQVEADWVIGADGAHSKVRDLAGIGVTAWDYRQHCMLISVETALPQQDITWQQFTPSGPRSFLPLCGSQASLVWYDSPQRIRKLSSLSAQQLKQEILTHFPDELGEINVLRWGTFPLTRRHAQSYAKHNCLLVGDAAHTINPLAGQGVNLGFKDVEQLLKVCDGKPLSLQAQKQYQSARRADNLLMQTGMDLFYKGFSNDLTPLKFARNAALKLAEHAGPVKQQVLKYALGL; this is translated from the coding sequence ATGAACAAATATGACATCGCTGTTATCGGTGGAGGCATGGTGGGTGCCGCGGTTGCGATTGGTTTTGCCAAGCAAGGCCGAAGTGTGCTGGTGATAGACAGTGCCGTGCCTGAAGCGTTTTTCCCGCATCAGGCTATGGATATCCGTGTTTCCGCCATCTCGCATAATTCGGTGCGTCTGCTCGAGACTCTCGGTGCTTGGCAGCACATTAAGGCGATGCGTGTTTGTCCTTACAAGCGCCTTGAAACATGGGAGCACCCAGAGTGTCGCACACGTTTTCACAGTGATGCGCTGCAGCTAGAACAGTTGGGGTTCATTGTTGAAAACCGTTTGATTCAATTGGGATTATGGCAAGAGTTTGTCCATTATGACAATTTGACGCTACTGTGCCCTGAACGTCTTCAAAGCATCCAGTTTATGCAAACTAACCAGTTAACACTGGAGAGTGGTCTGCAGGTAGAGGCGGATTGGGTCATTGGCGCCGATGGGGCTCATTCCAAAGTCCGTGATTTAGCGGGCATTGGTGTGACAGCTTGGGACTATCGTCAGCATTGTATGTTAATAAGCGTAGAGACTGCGCTGCCGCAACAAGACATCACGTGGCAACAATTTACGCCAAGTGGTCCTCGCTCTTTCTTACCACTGTGTGGGAGCCAAGCTTCTTTGGTGTGGTACGACTCGCCGCAACGTATTCGTAAGCTCTCTTCTCTCTCGGCGCAGCAGCTTAAGCAAGAAATTCTCACTCATTTTCCGGATGAATTGGGCGAGATCAACGTATTGCGTTGGGGGACGTTCCCACTGACTCGTCGACACGCACAAAGCTATGCCAAGCACAACTGCCTGCTTGTTGGCGATGCGGCTCACACTATTAATCCGCTTGCTGGCCAAGGAGTTAATTTAGGTTTTAAAGATGTCGAGCAACTGCTTAAGGTCTGTGATGGCAAACCATTGTCCTTGCAAGCGCAAAAGCAATATCAATCCGCGCGTCGTGCCGATAATCTGCTGATGCAAACAGGGATGGACCTATTCTATAAAGGGTTTAGCAACGATCTTACGCCATTGAAGTTTGCCCGTAATGCCGCGTTGAAGCTGGCTGAACACGCTGGGCCAGTCAAACAACAAGTGCTGAAATACGCATTAGGGCTATAA
- the pth gene encoding aminoacyl-tRNA hydrolase: MSQQIKLLVGLANPGPDYAKTRHNAGAWVVEELARVHNVVLKNEAKFFGLTGRITMNGQDLRLLIPTTFMNLSGKSIAAVANFYQVSAEEIMVAHDELDLPPGIAKFKKGGGHGGHNGLRDTISKLANNKEFYRLRIGIGHPGHKDKVAGFVLGKAPANEQQLLDAAVDESVRCLDILLKEGLSKAQNRLHTFKAE; the protein is encoded by the coding sequence TTGAGTCAACAGATCAAACTACTTGTCGGTCTTGCCAATCCAGGACCAGACTACGCCAAAACTCGCCATAATGCTGGGGCTTGGGTAGTAGAAGAGCTGGCACGCGTTCACAATGTGGTGCTGAAGAATGAAGCAAAATTCTTTGGCTTGACCGGACGCATCACGATGAACGGCCAAGATTTGCGCTTGCTGATCCCAACCACCTTTATGAATCTATCTGGCAAATCGATAGCCGCCGTTGCCAACTTCTATCAAGTCAGTGCAGAAGAGATCATGGTGGCGCACGATGAACTTGATCTACCGCCGGGTATTGCCAAGTTCAAAAAGGGTGGTGGTCACGGAGGACACAATGGCCTACGCGACACCATCAGCAAGCTGGCTAACAACAAAGAATTTTACCGTCTGCGGATCGGCATCGGCCATCCAGGACACAAAGATAAAGTGGCAGGTTTTGTGCTGGGCAAGGCCCCAGCCAATGAGCAACAACTCCTTGACGCGGCAGTGGATGAATCCGTTCGCTGCCTAGACATCCTCCTCAAAGAGGGTTTGTCTAAAGCACAAAATCGCCTCCACACGTTCAAAGCTGAATAA
- the ispE gene encoding 4-(cytidine 5'-diphospho)-2-C-methyl-D-erythritol kinase: protein MINRTTCWPSPAKLNLFLYINGRTANGYHELQTLFQFLDHGDELKITANETGNVTISPDIEGLALEENLIWKAASALQQYAHCSLGAHIELNKILPMGGGIGGGSSNAATALVALNYLWQLHLSDDELADIGLELGADVPVFVRGFAAFAEGVGEKLSPAQPEEKWYLVVRPNVHIATVDIFTHPQLTRNTPKRALATLLDSDYGNDCEKIVRMLYPEVDKQLSWLLQYAPSRLTGTGSCVFAEFNSRPEAESILAQLSDNVSAFVAQGRNISPLKETLAEYLSASHQSI from the coding sequence ATGATCAATCGTACGACTTGTTGGCCCTCACCTGCCAAACTGAATCTGTTTCTTTACATCAACGGCCGCACAGCCAATGGTTACCACGAGCTGCAAACGCTGTTTCAGTTTCTCGACCATGGCGATGAGTTGAAAATCACCGCCAATGAAACGGGTAACGTCACTATCAGCCCAGACATCGAAGGGCTGGCGCTGGAAGAGAACTTGATATGGAAAGCGGCCAGCGCGCTGCAACAATATGCTCACTGCTCGCTGGGCGCGCACATCGAACTGAATAAAATTTTGCCGATGGGCGGTGGTATTGGTGGTGGTTCTTCCAACGCGGCCACCGCTTTGGTTGCGCTCAATTATCTTTGGCAACTTCATCTTTCTGACGATGAGCTTGCCGATATTGGGCTTGAATTGGGGGCTGACGTGCCGGTTTTTGTGCGAGGATTCGCCGCATTTGCCGAAGGTGTGGGCGAAAAACTTTCGCCAGCCCAGCCCGAAGAAAAATGGTATCTGGTCGTGAGACCTAACGTGCATATTGCGACCGTAGATATTTTTACTCATCCTCAATTGACGAGAAATACCCCCAAACGAGCACTGGCAACGCTTCTTGACAGTGACTACGGAAACGATTGCGAAAAAATTGTCCGAATGCTTTACCCAGAGGTTGATAAGCAACTTTCTTGGCTGCTACAATACGCGCCGTCAAGATTGACCGGCACGGGATCTTGCGTTTTTGCTGAATTTAACAGCAGGCCAGAAGCGGAATCTATCCTTGCCCAACTCTCTGACAATGTCTCGGCATTTGTCGCTCAAGGGCGCAATATTTCGCCTTTAAAAGAGACGCTGGCTGAATATCTTTCAGCCTCACACCAATCTATTTAA
- the lolB gene encoding lipoprotein insertase outer membrane protein LolB, protein MRYRTYFWLILLPFLLTGCITLSEQHTSVEWQSHQTKLAQIRAFQATGKLGYIAPDQRQNLSFLWKHSDTYSNLRFTTFLGQTALNLTITPDGAKVETYDDQILSAENATALVYQLTGLVLPIEQLPDWMLGMPDGADAYTLTEQNTLQTLDKTIASQPWHIAYSQYRDTPFGSNVIPLPAKLSLTQNKIKLNIVVTKWTLQP, encoded by the coding sequence ATGCGTTACCGAACTTACTTCTGGTTGATTCTTCTTCCATTTCTTCTCACCGGTTGTATAACCCTATCAGAACAACACACCAGCGTAGAGTGGCAAAGTCATCAAACAAAATTAGCGCAGATCCGCGCTTTCCAAGCAACTGGCAAACTCGGTTATATTGCGCCAGACCAGCGACAAAATCTCAGTTTCTTGTGGAAACACAGCGACACCTACAGCAATTTACGCTTCACCACCTTTCTCGGCCAAACGGCACTCAACCTCACCATCACGCCAGACGGCGCAAAAGTCGAAACCTATGACGACCAGATTTTAAGTGCCGAGAATGCCACCGCGTTAGTCTATCAACTCACAGGCTTAGTACTCCCGATTGAGCAGCTTCCTGATTGGATGCTCGGTATGCCAGACGGCGCAGATGCGTATACACTCACCGAACAAAATACCCTGCAAACGCTCGATAAAACCATCGCATCCCAACCATGGCACATCGCCTACAGTCAGTATCGTGACACGCCGTTTGGCTCAAACGTCATTCCACTGCCCGCCAAACTGAGCCTTACTCAGAATAAGATCAAACTGAATATTGTTGTGACTAAGTGGACTCTACAACCATGA
- the hemA gene encoding glutamyl-tRNA reductase — MSLLVIGINHNTASVDLREKVAFGPDKLANALQQLSQHEAVNGSVILSTCNRTEVYCDVRSGARNKVVEWISQFHHVSLEELKPSLYVHEEQAAIKHLMRVSCGLDSLVLGEPQILGQVKQAYSDSREQLAVDASLEKLFQKTFSVAKRVRTETDIGGNAVSVAYAACTLAKHIFESLADSTVLLVGAGETIELVAKHLQANGCTKMIVANRTRERAMNLAEQFGAEVIGLPEIPHHLPKADIVISSTASPLPIIGKGMVETALKQRRYQPMLLVDIAVPRDVEAQVGDLSDAYLYTVDDLQSIIDSNIEQRKVEAIQAEAIVSEESAAFMSWLRSLQAVDSIREYRQSAEAIREELLSKSLQALAGGADAEKVLRELSNRLTNKLIHAPTRALQLAAEQGEPAKLTVIRQSLGLDDLK, encoded by the coding sequence ATGTCCTTGCTTGTTATCGGCATAAATCACAATACAGCGTCGGTTGACTTACGTGAAAAAGTGGCGTTTGGCCCAGACAAACTCGCCAATGCGCTACAGCAACTCAGTCAACACGAAGCGGTCAATGGCAGTGTGATCCTATCCACCTGCAATCGGACCGAGGTATACTGTGATGTTCGATCTGGCGCAAGGAATAAGGTCGTTGAATGGATCAGTCAGTTCCATCATGTCAGTTTAGAAGAGCTCAAACCCAGTTTGTACGTGCATGAAGAGCAAGCGGCGATCAAACATCTGATGCGTGTCTCATGCGGTCTTGATTCTTTGGTGCTTGGCGAACCTCAAATTCTTGGTCAAGTGAAGCAGGCTTATTCTGACTCTCGTGAACAATTGGCAGTTGATGCCTCACTGGAAAAACTGTTCCAGAAAACCTTTTCTGTGGCAAAGCGAGTACGCACGGAAACGGATATTGGTGGTAATGCGGTATCGGTGGCGTATGCCGCTTGCACCTTGGCAAAGCACATTTTTGAATCTTTGGCCGATTCGACGGTATTGCTTGTCGGTGCGGGCGAGACAATTGAATTGGTGGCCAAACATTTGCAAGCCAACGGCTGTACTAAAATGATTGTGGCCAACCGAACCCGAGAAAGAGCAATGAATCTCGCTGAGCAGTTTGGCGCTGAGGTGATCGGTTTGCCAGAAATCCCTCACCATTTGCCCAAAGCGGACATCGTGATCAGCTCCACGGCAAGTCCACTGCCGATCATCGGTAAAGGTATGGTTGAAACCGCACTGAAACAGCGCCGCTACCAGCCGATGTTATTAGTGGATATTGCAGTGCCGCGAGATGTAGAGGCCCAAGTGGGTGACTTAAGTGACGCCTATTTATATACGGTGGACGATTTGCAATCCATCATCGACAGCAATATCGAGCAGCGCAAAGTCGAAGCGATTCAAGCCGAGGCGATTGTTTCAGAAGAGAGCGCCGCTTTTATGAGTTGGTTGCGCTCGCTGCAAGCGGTCGACAGCATCCGCGAATACCGGCAGTCGGCCGAGGCGATTCGTGAAGAGCTGCTCAGCAAAAGCTTACAGGCTCTTGCTGGTGGAGCTGATGCCGAGAAAGTACTCAGAGAGCTGAGTAATCGACTGACAAATAAACTCATTCACGCCCCCACTCGTGCGCTACAATTGGCAGCAGAGCAGGGCGAACCCGCAAAATTAACGGTTATCCGCCAAAGTCTTGGCTTGGATGATCTGAAGTAA
- the prmC gene encoding peptide chain release factor N(5)-glutamine methyltransferase — protein sequence MPDVLTLDAALKQAASQFSAAGKESPSLDATVLLCHVLQKPRSYLLTWPEKALTAQQRQQFSQLVERRLAGEPIAYIVGEREFWSLPLKVSSATLIPRPDTERLVELALEKTAQQTGKILDLGTGTGAIALALASELPHRQVVGIDLQAEAKTLAQSNAEALNIRNVSFLQGSWFEPLESGTKFALIVSNPPYIDANDPHLSQGDVRFEPKSALVADEAGLADIRHIAQCARHYLLPHGWLMFEHGYDQATAVQHILSSLGYHEVVTEKDYGGNDRVTLGCFLGLPDE from the coding sequence ATGCCTGATGTGTTAACCCTTGATGCCGCTTTAAAACAGGCGGCATCGCAGTTTTCAGCCGCTGGCAAAGAATCGCCGTCGCTAGATGCAACTGTGCTACTTTGCCATGTATTGCAAAAGCCACGCAGTTATTTGCTGACTTGGCCTGAGAAGGCTTTAACTGCGCAGCAGCGGCAGCAATTTTCTCAACTGGTAGAGCGCCGTTTAGCTGGTGAGCCGATTGCCTATATTGTCGGTGAGCGTGAGTTTTGGTCCTTGCCGCTGAAAGTGTCTAGTGCCACCTTGATCCCAAGACCCGATACGGAGCGATTGGTTGAATTGGCATTGGAAAAAACTGCTCAACAGACAGGCAAAATCCTCGATCTCGGCACTGGTACTGGCGCGATTGCTTTAGCCTTAGCTTCTGAGCTCCCCCATCGTCAAGTGGTTGGCATTGATCTGCAAGCGGAAGCGAAAACCCTCGCACAAAGCAATGCCGAGGCTTTAAACATTCGCAATGTCTCATTTTTGCAGGGAAGTTGGTTTGAACCTTTGGAGAGTGGCACAAAGTTTGCTCTTATTGTCTCCAATCCACCGTATATTGACGCCAACGATCCACATCTCTCTCAGGGGGATGTGCGCTTTGAGCCGAAATCTGCGCTGGTGGCGGATGAGGCGGGTTTAGCCGACATTCGTCACATCGCGCAGTGTGCTCGACACTATCTGTTGCCACACGGTTGGCTGATGTTTGAACACGGTTACGATCAGGCAACGGCGGTGCAACACATATTGTCATCTCTTGGCTACCATGAGGTAGTGACTGAAAAGGATTACGGTGGCAACGATCGCGTGACACTGGGCTGCTTTTTAGGGCTACCAGACGAATAA
- a CDS encoding SirB1 family protein, with product MLEFFDEDFDNMELVEGALELNKAVNPETDELWARAELQRLFEEAEMALVCERDEKARFAAFLRLFYTEWGFYGDRDAYFDSDNSFIDKVLQRRKGIPVSLGAILLYLGRRLGFALQGVTFPTQFLLRADWYDGSTSYLNPFNGEYVGEHILHAWLIGHDGPLAKLKPEHLAVSDNPTVIGRWLALLKSALLREERYTLALRCTNLALTFVPDDPYEIRDRGFIYQQLDCHQVALSDFQYFIDQCPDDPAAELLKKQVNVMSGKQVTLH from the coding sequence ATGCTGGAATTCTTTGACGAAGACTTTGACAACATGGAGTTGGTGGAAGGCGCTTTGGAACTGAACAAGGCGGTTAACCCTGAAACGGACGAACTTTGGGCGCGTGCCGAGTTGCAGCGTTTGTTTGAAGAAGCAGAAATGGCGTTGGTTTGTGAACGCGATGAAAAAGCACGTTTTGCAGCGTTTCTGCGCCTGTTCTACACTGAATGGGGATTTTACGGCGATCGTGATGCCTATTTTGACTCAGATAACAGCTTTATTGATAAAGTGCTGCAGCGTCGTAAAGGCATCCCGGTCAGCTTAGGAGCTATCTTGCTCTACTTAGGGCGTCGCCTCGGATTTGCCCTGCAAGGTGTCACTTTTCCCACTCAATTTTTACTGCGCGCCGATTGGTACGACGGGAGTACCAGCTATCTCAACCCGTTTAACGGTGAGTATGTGGGCGAGCATATTCTACACGCATGGCTTATCGGTCATGATGGGCCCTTGGCCAAACTGAAGCCGGAACATCTCGCAGTTTCTGATAACCCGACGGTGATTGGCCGTTGGTTAGCGTTACTGAAAAGCGCATTGCTGCGTGAAGAGCGTTACACTTTGGCTTTGCGTTGTACCAACTTAGCGTTGACGTTTGTGCCGGATGATCCTTATGAAATCCGTGACCGTGGGTTTATCTACCAGCAACTGGATTGTCATCAAGTTGCTTTGTCGGATTTTCAATATTTTATCGACCAGTGCCCAGATGATCCGGCGGCCGAACTGCTAAAAAAACAAGTTAACGTCATGAGTGGCAAACAGGTCACTCTACATTAA
- the kdsA gene encoding 3-deoxy-8-phosphooctulonate synthase: protein MEQKIVQVGDIQVANDKPFTLFAGMNVLESRDLAMQICEHYVKVTDKLGIPYVFKASFDKANRSSVHSYRGPGLEEGMKIFQELKETFGVKIITDVHTEAQAQPVADVVDVIQLPAFLARQTDLVEAMAKTGAVINVKKPQFMSPGQVGNIVEKFAECGNDKIILCERGSCHGYDNLVVDMLGFGVMKNASKGSPIIFDVTHSLQMRDPSGAASGGRREQTVELAKAGLATGIAGLFIEAHPNPDKARCDGPSALPLDKLEPFLAQMKALDDLVKSFPSIDIK, encoded by the coding sequence ATGGAACAAAAAATCGTTCAAGTTGGCGACATTCAAGTTGCGAACGACAAGCCGTTTACCCTGTTTGCTGGTATGAACGTGCTCGAATCCCGTGATCTTGCCATGCAGATCTGTGAACACTACGTCAAGGTGACTGACAAGCTGGGTATTCCTTACGTGTTCAAAGCCTCGTTTGATAAGGCAAACCGCAGTTCAGTTCACTCTTACCGCGGCCCCGGCCTTGAAGAGGGGATGAAAATCTTCCAAGAGCTGAAAGAGACGTTTGGCGTGAAGATCATTACTGACGTTCACACCGAGGCACAAGCTCAGCCAGTCGCCGACGTGGTAGACGTTATCCAGTTGCCCGCGTTCCTAGCTCGTCAAACCGACCTAGTTGAAGCGATGGCCAAAACAGGCGCGGTGATCAACGTTAAGAAGCCGCAATTTATGAGTCCAGGTCAAGTGGGTAACATCGTTGAGAAATTTGCCGAGTGTGGCAACGACAAAATCATTCTCTGTGAACGCGGCTCTTGCCATGGCTACGACAATCTTGTGGTGGATATGCTCGGCTTTGGCGTGATGAAAAATGCCTCAAAAGGCAGTCCAATCATTTTTGACGTCACCCACTCACTGCAAATGCGTGACCCATCGGGTGCTGCATCTGGTGGTCGTCGTGAACAGACCGTCGAACTGGCCAAAGCGGGCTTGGCAACTGGCATTGCAGGTCTATTTATCGAAGCGCACCCAAATCCAGACAAAGCTCGTTGTGACGGTCCATCGGCATTGCCACTCGACAAACTAGAGCCGTTCCTCGCACAAATGAAAGCGTTGGATGATTTGGTGAAAAGTTTCCCATCAATAGACATCAAATAA